The proteins below are encoded in one region of Petrotoga miotherma DSM 10691:
- the ilvC gene encoding ketol-acid reductoisomerase, whose product MVETFYEKDADLGLLKGKTIAVLGYGSQGHAQAQNLKDSGLKVIIGLKKDSKSKETAQKDGFEVYETSEAVKKGDIIQVLIPDEVQSEVYKKDIEPNLDEGNALGFSHGFNIHFGQIVPPKNIDVFMVAPKSPGHLVRRMYLEGKGVPGLLAVHQDFSGKAKELGLSYAKGIGCTRAGVIKTTFKEETETDLFGEQAVLCGGTTSLIKAGFETLVEAGYQPEIAYFECLNELKLIVDLLYEGGLKKMRYSISDTAQYGDLAIGPKIIDNRVKETMKEVLANIQNGNFAKDWILENKANRPVFNALTEKDNNSLLEQVGAKLRAMMPWIES is encoded by the coding sequence ATGGTGGAAACATTCTATGAAAAGGATGCAGACTTAGGTTTATTGAAGGGAAAAACTATTGCGGTTTTGGGTTATGGAAGTCAGGGTCATGCTCAGGCACAAAATCTTAAAGATAGCGGATTAAAAGTAATTATAGGTTTGAAGAAAGATAGTAAAAGCAAAGAAACTGCCCAAAAAGATGGTTTTGAAGTATACGAAACATCTGAAGCAGTTAAAAAAGGAGATATTATTCAAGTATTGATCCCTGATGAAGTTCAGAGTGAGGTATACAAAAAAGACATAGAACCCAACTTAGACGAGGGTAATGCACTTGGGTTTTCTCATGGTTTTAATATCCATTTTGGACAAATTGTGCCTCCAAAAAACATTGATGTATTCATGGTTGCTCCTAAAAGTCCTGGTCATTTAGTCAGAAGAATGTATTTAGAAGGCAAAGGGGTTCCAGGATTATTAGCTGTTCACCAAGATTTTTCAGGAAAAGCAAAAGAGTTGGGTTTATCTTACGCCAAAGGAATAGGTTGTACACGAGCAGGTGTCATCAAAACAACTTTCAAAGAGGAAACAGAAACGGATCTATTTGGAGAACAAGCGGTCTTATGTGGTGGAACTACATCTCTTATCAAGGCAGGTTTTGAAACACTCGTTGAAGCGGGATATCAACCAGAAATAGCCTATTTTGAATGTTTGAATGAACTTAAATTAATCGTTGATCTCTTGTATGAAGGTGGATTAAAAAAGATGAGATACTCTATAAGTGACACTGCACAATATGGAGACCTTGCCATTGGGCCCAAAATTATCGATAATAGGGTTAAAGAAACTATGAAAGAGGTACTTGCAAACATACAGAATGGGAATTTTGCAAAGGACTGGATATTAGAAAACAAAGCCAATAGGCCTGTTTTCAACGCTTTAACTGAAAAAGATAATAATTCTTTGTTGGAACAAGTAGGAGCGAAGTTGAGAGCGATGATGCCTTGGATAGAAAGCTAA
- the ilvN gene encoding acetolactate synthase small subunit gives MRHILSVTVNNQPAVLARISGLFSRRNFNILSLNVGETELPEYSRMTIVVEANTDTLEQVKKQLYKLIDVIKITELNQSNMIERDMAIIKVNCGKNQRSQVIQVVDVFRGKVVDFSLDTITVEITGDENKINAFIEIMKDFGIKEVVRTGIVAIDREMNNNVLTNS, from the coding sequence ATGAGACACATCTTATCAGTAACGGTGAATAATCAACCTGCAGTTTTGGCAAGGATATCTGGTCTATTCAGTAGGAGAAATTTTAACATACTGAGTTTAAATGTAGGTGAAACTGAATTACCGGAGTATTCGCGAATGACGATAGTTGTCGAAGCAAATACAGATACATTAGAACAAGTAAAAAAACAACTTTACAAACTTATAGATGTTATAAAGATCACTGAGTTGAATCAAAGCAATATGATAGAGAGGGATATGGCGATAATTAAGGTAAATTGTGGAAAAAATCAAAGAAGCCAAGTTATTCAGGTGGTCGACGTTTTTAGGGGTAAGGTTGTCGATTTTTCCCTTGACACAATAACAGTTGAAATTACGGGGGATGAAAATAAAATAAATGCCTTTATCGAAATAATGAAGGATTTTGGCATTAAAGAAGTTGTGAGAACAGGGATTGTAGCTATAGATAGAGAAATGAACAATAACGTTTTGACAAATTCATAA
- the ilvB gene encoding biosynthetic-type acetolactate synthase large subunit has translation MPIHSGARIFVESLLREKVEVVFGYPGGKVIPLYDELYDAPIKHILVRHEQGAAHAADGYARSTGKVGVCIATSGPGATNLVTGLATAYMDSVPVVAFTGQAPTSLIGTDSFQEIDIRGITLPVTKHNYMVTNVKDLAKTIKEAFYIARTGRPGPVLVDLPVDVLKSHADFMYPQSVNLPGYQPTYEGNYMQIKLAAEAINTSQRPVIFAGGGVINSNASEELTNMAIKGRIPVVTSLMGLGAFPEDHELSLKMLGMHGTMYANYAISEADLIIGIGVRFDDRVTGKLETFAPYAKIIHIDIDPAEVNKNVKVDIPIVGNAKNVLDKLIPLIKAIERKEWLEKIKEWKRRFPLNYEYDDNNIKPQYLIEKLDELTDENTLIVTEVGQNQMWAAQYFHFSKPRSFITSGGLGTMGYGLPASMGVQVGNPNKTVINISGDGSFQMNLQELATISSNRLPVKIIILNNGTLGMVRQWQELFFDERYSGTILENPDFVKLAQAYGIKSLRIDQTNDVEMALKEVLNYDGPVLLDVIIPQDENVFPMVPEGASINEMLELKKKKREKEKQGEVA, from the coding sequence ATGCCGATTCATTCCGGGGCAAGAATATTCGTTGAATCTCTTTTGAGGGAAAAGGTTGAGGTCGTATTTGGATATCCAGGAGGGAAGGTTATCCCACTTTATGATGAACTCTACGACGCTCCTATAAAACATATATTAGTACGTCATGAACAAGGCGCTGCGCATGCTGCAGACGGTTATGCAAGGAGTACGGGGAAAGTTGGAGTGTGTATAGCTACTTCTGGGCCTGGAGCTACTAACCTAGTTACCGGACTAGCTACTGCGTACATGGATTCCGTACCAGTTGTAGCTTTTACAGGTCAAGCTCCGACGAGTCTAATAGGTACAGACTCATTCCAAGAAATAGACATAAGAGGAATAACCTTGCCTGTAACCAAGCACAATTACATGGTAACAAATGTAAAGGATTTAGCTAAAACTATAAAAGAAGCTTTTTACATAGCCAGAACTGGTAGACCAGGTCCAGTATTGGTAGATTTACCAGTGGATGTTCTTAAATCTCACGCTGATTTCATGTATCCTCAAAGCGTTAATCTCCCAGGATATCAGCCAACATACGAAGGTAACTACATGCAAATAAAATTGGCTGCCGAGGCGATTAATACATCCCAGAGGCCAGTTATCTTTGCCGGTGGAGGAGTTATAAATTCTAATGCTTCAGAAGAACTGACAAATATGGCAATAAAGGGAAGGATACCAGTAGTTACATCTCTTATGGGTCTTGGGGCTTTTCCAGAAGATCATGAGCTTTCTCTAAAGATGCTAGGAATGCACGGTACAATGTATGCCAACTACGCTATATCTGAAGCAGATTTGATAATAGGAATTGGAGTACGCTTTGATGACAGGGTAACGGGGAAGTTGGAAACGTTTGCTCCATATGCAAAGATCATTCATATAGATATCGATCCAGCTGAAGTAAATAAAAATGTCAAAGTTGATATTCCCATTGTTGGTAACGCAAAAAACGTTTTAGATAAATTAATTCCGTTGATAAAGGCGATCGAAAGAAAAGAATGGCTAGAAAAAATAAAAGAATGGAAAAGACGATTTCCGCTTAACTACGAATACGATGATAACAATATTAAGCCACAATACTTGATTGAAAAATTGGATGAGTTAACCGATGAAAATACTTTAATAGTAACAGAAGTTGGCCAAAATCAAATGTGGGCAGCCCAATACTTTCATTTTTCGAAACCTAGGTCATTCATAACCTCAGGAGGCCTTGGAACTATGGGATATGGTTTACCAGCCAGTATGGGTGTTCAGGTAGGAAATCCCAATAAAACGGTTATCAACATATCTGGTGACGGAAGTTTTCAAATGAATCTCCAGGAGTTAGCTACAATAAGTTCCAACAGGCTCCCAGTAAAAATAATCATTTTAAACAATGGAACCTTAGGGATGGTAAGACAGTGGCAAGAGTTATTTTTTGATGAAAGATATTCCGGCACTATACTTGAAAATCCTGATTTCGTTAAATTGGCTCAGGCTTATGGAATAAAATCGTTAAGAATCGATCAAACAAACGATGTAGAGATGGCTTTGAAAGAGGTTCTAAATTATGATGGCCCAGTTTTACTGGACGTCATTATTCCTCAAGATGAGAACGTATTCCCAATGGTTCCAGAAGGGGCATCGATCAATGAGATGTTGGAACTAAAAAAGAAAAAGAGAGAAAAGGAAAAACAGGGGGAGGTTGCATGA
- the ilvD gene encoding dihydroxy-acid dehydratase encodes MSDNKQRSDEIKKGVSKAPHRSLLYALGLTKEEIDKPIIGIANSANDIIPGHKHLNEICESVKNGVYAAGGLPLAFSTIGICDGIAMGHSGMNYSLPSRELIADSIESVARAYKFDGLVLIPNCDKIVPGMLMAALRLNIPAIVVSGGPMLAGNYRGRKIDLHDMFEAVGARVANKISDEELSEMEMTACPGYGSCAGMFTANSMNCLTEVLGLALPGNGTIPAVFSSRRALATKSGEKIMELVAKDIKPLDIFTEKTVENAFTLDMALGCSTNTALHLPAIVHEAGIDFDIDIINKISSKTPHLCSLTPAGIHHIEDLYYAGGIPAVLKELSKKNLLHLDCLTVTGKTLGENLKTVGYVNHELIRPIDNPYHKDGGLAVLKGNIAPNGAIVKQIAVSDEMLVHEGPAKVFNKEEETIKAIYGGKIKEGDVVVILYEGPKGGPGMREMLAPTSALAGMGLDKKVALITDGRFSGATRGSAIGHVSPEAAAGGPIGVVRDGDMVSINIPEKTLNLKISEEELQARLNTFKPILPKTNGYLDRYSRFVQSADKGAFLE; translated from the coding sequence ATGAGCGATAATAAACAAAGAAGCGACGAAATTAAAAAAGGAGTATCAAAAGCTCCACATCGTTCTTTGCTTTATGCCTTAGGGTTGACAAAAGAAGAGATCGATAAACCTATAATAGGTATAGCTAACTCTGCGAACGATATAATACCAGGACATAAACATTTGAATGAAATATGTGAGAGTGTAAAAAATGGCGTATACGCAGCTGGAGGTTTACCTTTAGCTTTTTCAACGATAGGAATCTGTGATGGTATCGCTATGGGACACAGCGGTATGAACTATTCATTACCGAGTAGAGAGTTGATCGCAGATTCTATAGAATCTGTAGCTAGAGCCTACAAATTCGATGGATTGGTCCTTATTCCCAACTGCGATAAGATCGTTCCAGGGATGCTAATGGCCGCTTTGAGGTTAAATATTCCTGCGATAGTTGTAAGTGGAGGTCCAATGCTTGCGGGGAATTACAGAGGAAGAAAAATCGATTTACATGATATGTTTGAAGCTGTTGGTGCGAGAGTTGCCAATAAGATTTCTGATGAAGAGTTAAGTGAAATGGAAATGACTGCCTGTCCTGGGTATGGGTCTTGTGCTGGGATGTTTACTGCCAATTCAATGAATTGCCTAACAGAGGTTTTAGGACTTGCACTGCCGGGAAATGGGACGATTCCGGCAGTTTTTTCTAGTAGGAGGGCTTTGGCAACAAAAAGTGGAGAAAAAATAATGGAGTTAGTAGCTAAAGACATTAAACCGTTGGATATATTCACCGAAAAAACTGTAGAAAACGCCTTTACTCTAGACATGGCTTTAGGTTGTTCTACCAACACCGCTTTACATTTGCCCGCAATCGTTCACGAAGCCGGAATCGATTTCGACATAGATATTATTAATAAAATTAGTTCCAAAACCCCACACCTATGTAGTTTAACTCCCGCAGGAATTCATCACATTGAAGATTTATATTACGCCGGTGGTATTCCTGCTGTACTAAAAGAATTGTCAAAAAAGAATTTGCTCCATCTAGACTGTTTGACCGTAACAGGAAAAACCTTAGGTGAAAATCTCAAAACCGTTGGTTATGTCAACCATGAATTGATAAGGCCTATAGATAATCCGTACCATAAAGATGGAGGACTAGCGGTGTTAAAAGGCAATATAGCTCCCAACGGGGCAATTGTTAAACAGATAGCTGTATCGGATGAGATGTTGGTACATGAAGGACCTGCAAAGGTTTTCAACAAAGAAGAAGAAACCATCAAAGCTATTTATGGGGGGAAAATTAAAGAAGGAGATGTAGTAGTTATCCTATACGAAGGTCCAAAGGGAGGGCCAGGTATGAGAGAGATGTTAGCACCTACTTCTGCATTAGCTGGTATGGGATTGGATAAGAAGGTTGCCCTGATCACCGATGGTAGATTCTCAGGAGCAACACGCGGCTCTGCCATAGGTCATGTATCTCCCGAAGCTGCGGCAGGAGGTCCAATAGGGGTTGTAAGGGATGGGGATATGGTATCGATAAACATACCAGAAAAGACTCTAAATTTAAAAATATCAGAAGAAGAATTACAAGCAAGATTGAATACTTTTAAACCGATACTTCCAAAAACAAATGGGTATTTAGATAGGTACAGTAGATTTGTACAATCAGCGGATAAAGGGGCGTTTTTAGAATAA
- the pheA gene encoding prephenate dehydratase, producing the protein MKKDQTLKCGYLGPKGTFSEIAAMKYFSENVSLIPLQSISDVFEMVQSKEVDFGVVPIENSVEGSVNITMDLLFEKSDIQVVGECVVPIKHYLLSYESLELAEIKKLFSHQQAIGQCGKFIKNRLNNPEVIFTASTANACEMIKNVPKSAAIGSENIVNIYNLKVLAKDIQDSKSNSTRFFVIANSDSFTKFEDPEQNYKTSIICSPKHNKPGVLYNMLKTFKEKNINLTRIESRPTKKQLGEYSFYIDFEGYIEDKDVITALDKLEKMSSFFKILGCYPKWKERE; encoded by the coding sequence TTGAAAAAGGATCAGACTTTAAAATGTGGTTATTTAGGACCAAAAGGGACTTTTAGTGAAATTGCCGCGATGAAATATTTTAGTGAAAATGTTTCTTTGATTCCATTACAATCTATTTCAGATGTTTTTGAAATGGTTCAAAGTAAAGAAGTAGATTTTGGAGTTGTACCTATTGAAAATTCCGTGGAAGGCTCAGTTAATATTACAATGGATCTTTTATTCGAGAAATCTGATATTCAGGTAGTGGGAGAGTGTGTTGTTCCAATTAAGCATTATCTTCTATCTTATGAAAGTTTAGAGTTGGCAGAGATTAAAAAGCTTTTTTCTCATCAACAAGCTATTGGACAATGTGGTAAGTTTATAAAAAATAGATTGAATAATCCTGAAGTTATATTTACCGCAAGTACCGCAAATGCCTGCGAAATGATAAAAAATGTGCCAAAAAGTGCCGCTATAGGTTCAGAAAATATTGTTAATATCTATAATTTAAAAGTTTTAGCTAAAGATATTCAAGACTCAAAAAGTAACTCAACCCGTTTTTTTGTGATTGCAAATTCCGATAGCTTTACAAAGTTTGAAGATCCAGAACAAAATTACAAAACCTCGATAATATGCTCTCCAAAACACAATAAACCTGGGGTCCTTTACAACATGTTAAAAACTTTCAAAGAAAAGAATATCAATCTAACAAGGATCGAGTCGAGGCCAACCAAAAAGCAATTAGGTGAATATTCTTTTTATATAGATTTTGAAGGTTATATAGAAGATAAAGATGTAATAACAGCATTAGATAAATTAGAAAAAATGAGTTCTTTCTTTAAAATTCTTGGATGTTATCCAAAGTGGAAAGAACGGGAATGA
- a CDS encoding sedoheptulokinase, translated as MKVLGIDFGTTSYSACLYDSKSKEIAFANKQNTSLIFDGLKSEFDIKKLESDFDSFIKYLTKVFDLKGTKAISVTGNMHSFFLVKDNTPITNIITWQDQRALEKNENGITYVDYINKNYKSLFSKFQYFLSPGYAVTTLLPLQKFLRTSGFSLHFAPDFIVKKLTGDTTYDSIPIDPTIAHSSGFYALENKDWNWKLINALGYSEIHLPKIAEPGTFVGNVGKYIPQLTGTPIFLGMGDNQASVLGAIFEKKLETSYNKINSMVISIGTSGQISAVVKEIKRISKYIDYRPFLNNYYLLVGASLSAGKTIDTIKDFIKSFISLACKKNVEDDYVYEFIKNSMLPVSPLKFRTTLNGTRYNPQLRGAIDNISLNNFTIQNLVTAAAYGIVEELYKYYREMDIDYEDILGVGNGLQKNKYFISIIKKVFNKNFYLSKLEETTSFGAAVCAMEGKTKGEVDIQG; from the coding sequence ATGAAAGTGTTGGGGATAGATTTTGGGACAACTTCTTACAGTGCATGCTTATACGACAGTAAAAGTAAAGAAATTGCCTTCGCAAATAAACAAAATACAAGTTTAATTTTCGATGGTTTAAAAAGTGAATTTGACATAAAAAAATTAGAAAGTGATTTTGATTCTTTTATAAAATATCTAACTAAAGTTTTTGATTTAAAAGGAACCAAAGCTATTTCGGTCACCGGAAATATGCATAGTTTTTTTCTTGTGAAAGATAACACCCCAATAACAAATATAATTACTTGGCAAGATCAAAGAGCTTTAGAGAAAAATGAAAATGGAATTACATATGTAGATTATATTAATAAAAATTATAAATCGCTATTTTCAAAATTTCAATACTTTCTAAGCCCAGGGTATGCTGTCACAACTTTACTCCCTTTACAAAAATTTCTACGTACTTCGGGGTTTTCTCTCCATTTTGCTCCAGATTTCATTGTAAAAAAGCTCACTGGAGATACTACATACGATTCAATACCTATAGATCCTACTATAGCGCATAGCAGTGGATTTTACGCATTAGAAAACAAAGATTGGAATTGGAAACTAATCAATGCATTGGGATACAGCGAAATTCACCTTCCCAAAATTGCTGAACCTGGAACTTTTGTTGGGAATGTTGGAAAGTACATCCCTCAATTAACTGGTACCCCGATTTTTTTAGGGATGGGTGACAATCAAGCGTCAGTTTTAGGCGCAATTTTTGAAAAGAAACTTGAAACTTCTTACAATAAAATAAATTCGATGGTTATAAGCATAGGAACAAGTGGGCAAATATCTGCTGTAGTTAAGGAAATAAAAAGGATTTCAAAATACATAGATTATCGACCTTTTTTAAATAATTATTATTTATTAGTTGGAGCTAGTTTATCCGCTGGTAAGACTATTGACACTATTAAAGATTTTATAAAAAGCTTTATAAGCTTGGCTTGTAAAAAAAACGTTGAAGACGATTATGTTTACGAATTCATCAAGAATTCAATGTTACCTGTTTCACCTTTAAAATTTCGCACTACATTAAACGGTACACGTTATAATCCTCAATTGAGAGGAGCCATTGATAACATAAGTTTAAACAACTTTACAATTCAGAATCTAGTTACAGCAGCTGCATATGGAATAGTGGAAGAACTCTACAAATATTATAGAGAAATGGATATTGATTATGAAGATATCTTAGGGGTGGGGAATGGTCTACAGAAAAATAAATATTTTATAAGCATCATAAAAAAAGTCTTTAATAAAAATTTTTACCTAAGTAAATTGGAAGAAACTACAAGTTTTGGCGCTGCTGTGTGCGCAATGGAAGGAAAAACGAAAGGGGAGGTCGACATTCAAGGATGA
- a CDS encoding zinc-dependent alcohol dehydrogenase — translation MLKRGVILEPNKIVIKEYSLDRDPKNDESLLKILYCGICGSDVHVFKGKHPFVEFPVSTGHEVIVIIEKSDIFKKGQYVAIRPSIWDNECYYCKHGMPHICENLKVRGFQEEGLLAEKVIIPNEAIFPINPKNDEVEAFTLTEPLSTAVHAAKLSCLAGKRVAVVGLGTIGILTAAVAKVYGAKEVIGFDVNSWKVQKAKEFNFVSDALSPQETNAYKDFDVVFEAVGIQSSIDTAFNLVRKHGTIIVIGVFAGPGTVPLHLIQDREFIIRGALMYTDDDFSESINLISQKRINTQLLISKIFDGIDQVPDAFHYASNEKNSFKTLIKL, via the coding sequence ATGTTAAAAAGAGGGGTAATCCTTGAGCCTAATAAAATTGTTATAAAAGAATATTCACTAGATCGTGATCCAAAAAATGACGAAAGCCTTTTAAAAATCTTATATTGCGGAATCTGTGGCTCAGATGTTCACGTTTTCAAAGGGAAACATCCTTTTGTAGAATTTCCAGTTTCGACTGGGCATGAAGTTATTGTAATCATTGAAAAGTCTGATATATTTAAAAAAGGCCAATATGTTGCTATTAGGCCCTCCATTTGGGATAATGAATGTTACTATTGTAAACATGGAATGCCTCATATATGTGAGAACTTAAAAGTTAGAGGATTTCAAGAAGAGGGTTTATTAGCAGAAAAAGTTATAATACCAAACGAAGCGATTTTCCCAATTAATCCTAAAAACGATGAAGTTGAAGCCTTCACATTAACTGAACCATTGTCAACAGCTGTTCATGCCGCAAAGCTATCGTGTCTAGCTGGAAAAAGAGTAGCCGTAGTTGGTTTGGGAACAATTGGAATTCTTACGGCTGCAGTTGCTAAGGTCTATGGTGCAAAAGAGGTAATAGGTTTTGATGTTAATTCTTGGAAGGTGCAAAAAGCAAAAGAATTCAACTTCGTTTCAGATGCATTGAGCCCTCAAGAAACTAATGCCTATAAAGATTTTGATGTTGTTTTTGAAGCTGTAGGGATACAATCGTCAATTGATACAGCTTTTAACTTAGTTAGAAAACATGGTACAATTATTGTAATAGGTGTTTTCGCTGGTCCTGGTACTGTTCCACTACATTTAATTCAAGATAGAGAGTTTATTATAAGGGGGGCCCTAATGTATACTGATGATGATTTTTCAGAATCAATAAACTTAATTTCTCAAAAGAGAATTAATACTCAATTATTAATATCAAAAATTTTCGATGGAATAGATCAAGTACCTGATGCATTTCACTACGCAAGTAATGAAAAAAACTCATTTAAAACTTTGATTAAATTATAA
- a CDS encoding alcohol dehydrogenase catalytic domain-containing protein encodes MEAIYIKQPHQIEVINKEEPSTKENESLIRVLGCGVCGTDLKIFKGETLATYPLIPGHEIVGEIVKSKIFEKGTKVTIDPNRPCGVCQYCREGKIHLCENLNAVGVNRDGGFAEFLSVPNEQIYTLNENIQVKDAIFAEPLSCIIHGIDLSNFSYTDDIAITGGGAIGLIFAMLLNRFSVGKTVIFEISQEKIEFIKNEFRLEVEHPNNNRQSKKFDIVFECSGTVSGFETAYNLVKKVEKL; translated from the coding sequence ATGGAAGCTATTTATATAAAGCAACCTCATCAAATTGAAGTAATTAATAAAGAGGAACCATCTACAAAGGAAAATGAGTCATTGATAAGGGTATTAGGTTGTGGGGTTTGTGGGACGGATTTAAAAATCTTTAAGGGGGAAACTTTGGCTACTTATCCTCTTATACCAGGACATGAAATCGTTGGAGAAATAGTAAAATCTAAGATATTTGAGAAAGGAACCAAAGTTACCATTGATCCAAATAGACCTTGTGGTGTTTGTCAGTATTGTAGGGAAGGTAAAATTCATCTTTGTGAGAATCTAAACGCAGTTGGGGTAAATAGAGATGGTGGTTTTGCTGAATTTCTTTCGGTTCCAAATGAACAGATCTATACATTAAACGAAAATATACAAGTAAAAGATGCGATATTTGCAGAGCCTCTTTCCTGTATAATCCATGGAATAGACCTTTCTAATTTCTCTTACACTGATGATATAGCAATAACAGGAGGAGGAGCAATAGGTTTGATTTTCGCTATGCTGTTAAACAGATTTTCAGTAGGAAAAACTGTTATATTTGAGATTTCTCAAGAAAAAATAGAATTTATAAAAAACGAGTTTCGCTTGGAAGTAGAGCATCCTAACAATAATCGTCAATCTAAAAAATTTGATATAGTATTTGAATGTTCTGGGACTGTTTCAGGTTTTGAAACAGCTTATAACTTAGTAAAAAAGGTGGAAAAATTATAG
- a CDS encoding LacI family DNA-binding transcriptional regulator: MQKPTIKDIAKVLNISPSTVSRALSGKPGASEELRKKVIDTAQKLGYMKNLSAGTLKNSKSKIIGVIAFDIRNPFFLEFLKGVEDVLFPREYKILLSNVDENVDKEKIYLNWMIGHGVEGILASPVTESTGRSNLRIYQDFFKIGIPIVFYDRMFYNQNQFDHVIVDNQDAIIQALMYLKENGHEKIGIFLSKKGIFTIEERLKGFIKGCKLLNIPVKNEWICEDIYPHEKTIEVLKDLKRKNNLPTAIIATNNNITKYIVYAAKKNNIKIPEELSLVGFDDLPENELIDPPLTTIKQPILEEGKIAATSLLSRIEDRYARPMRVILKGELIKRKSVKNYV; this comes from the coding sequence ATGCAAAAACCAACAATAAAGGACATCGCAAAGGTTTTGAATATCTCTCCCTCTACAGTTTCAAGGGCGTTGTCTGGTAAACCTGGTGCAAGTGAAGAATTAAGAAAAAAAGTTATAGATACCGCTCAAAAATTAGGATATATGAAAAATCTATCCGCAGGTACCCTTAAAAATTCAAAATCAAAGATTATTGGTGTTATAGCGTTTGATATAAGGAACCCTTTCTTTTTGGAATTTTTAAAAGGAGTAGAAGATGTTTTATTCCCACGTGAATATAAGATTTTGTTAAGTAACGTCGACGAGAATGTGGATAAAGAAAAGATCTATTTAAACTGGATGATCGGTCATGGAGTTGAAGGTATTTTAGCCTCACCAGTTACAGAAAGTACTGGTAGAAGCAATTTGAGAATATATCAAGACTTTTTCAAAATTGGTATACCAATAGTTTTCTACGATAGAATGTTTTATAATCAGAATCAGTTTGATCATGTGATTGTAGATAACCAAGATGCAATTATTCAAGCCTTAATGTATTTAAAAGAAAATGGTCATGAAAAGATCGGTATTTTTTTATCTAAAAAAGGAATATTCACTATAGAAGAAAGGCTCAAAGGATTTATTAAAGGTTGTAAATTGTTGAATATCCCCGTAAAAAACGAATGGATATGTGAAGATATATACCCTCACGAAAAAACAATAGAAGTTTTAAAAGATCTAAAGAGAAAAAATAATTTACCCACGGCGATAATAGCTACAAACAACAATATAACTAAGTATATAGTCTACGCAGCTAAAAAAAATAACATAAAAATTCCTGAAGAACTGTCTTTAGTTGGATTTGATGATTTACCAGAAAATGAACTGATAGATCCACCTTTAACGACTATAAAACAACCAATATTAGAAGAAGGTAAAATAGCTGCCACATCTTTGCTGTCAAGGATAGAAGATAGATATGCCAGACCTATGAGAGTAATATTAAAAGGAGAATTAATAAAAAGAAAATCAGTAAAGAATTATGTATAA